A single genomic interval of Sinorhizobium garamanticum harbors:
- a CDS encoding TonB-dependent receptor domain-containing protein, with amino-acid sequence MLNRHHRLALLACTATLALSAASNTFAQDTTAAQTETEKAEAAKGETYLSTIVVKGGRDADPYAKPGPSSTVTTDEIALQAGQETDDLLRSVPGTSTANNPQNPGVAVNIRGFEGSGRVNMMIDGVRQNFRFTGHEAQGFAYLDPAFLAGIDVTRGAVTGVGGGALAGSVNFRTYDIEDLIQDGKNYGGHAAVTYGTNGSDWSESLLGAYRFNDVFSVLGGISKSDPGNYENGDGIEVPFTEEDLLSGLLKAEITPDKDHSFKFSAMAYDNDFFANSYFQNVKNQTLGANYAYTPDNEFIDFRANAYYNRVKMQYDGNITGGGSAKGREITDTGTGFDISNTSLFDLGEVAVRANYGVEYFQDDYDVINSAAQPSGGVNGEGKNSTTGVFSTNTFTYGMAELTAGLRYDRYTIDGNGVVSAFNPLGMPAGPYSVDESDGRLNPSVTVALNPTDWLQPYVTYAETSRAPTVNETFAGGSHPGGFQMFFPNPFLQPEISKGWEIGANIRLDDVIAAGDSFRLKANYFHQRVDNYITAALGGGGMQVFFVNNPGESTVQGFELQAAYDAGYVFGNLAYTHTDSELPSQINGFGVQSFLPDDIFSATIGARFLDEQRLTVGSRFYAVSNAFIGEANAPSGSPFVAGYGLVDLFANYKFENGFELTGSVTNLFDKTYTPASSTIAGNTVETGRGRTFLVTAKAKF; translated from the coding sequence ATGCTCAACCGGCATCATCGCCTGGCTCTTCTCGCATGCACGGCGACACTCGCACTATCAGCTGCCTCCAACACATTCGCTCAAGATACTACGGCCGCACAGACGGAAACCGAGAAAGCCGAAGCCGCAAAAGGCGAAACCTATCTCTCAACCATCGTGGTAAAAGGCGGGCGTGATGCGGATCCCTATGCCAAGCCTGGCCCTTCGAGCACGGTGACAACGGACGAGATCGCATTGCAGGCAGGGCAGGAGACTGACGACCTGCTCCGCAGCGTGCCCGGAACGTCAACGGCCAACAACCCGCAGAATCCCGGTGTCGCAGTCAATATCCGCGGCTTTGAAGGATCCGGCCGTGTCAACATGATGATCGACGGCGTGCGCCAGAATTTCCGATTTACCGGTCACGAAGCTCAAGGCTTCGCCTACCTCGATCCTGCCTTTCTTGCCGGGATCGACGTCACGCGTGGCGCCGTTACGGGCGTTGGCGGCGGCGCGCTGGCCGGGTCGGTGAACTTCCGAACCTATGACATCGAGGATCTGATCCAGGACGGCAAGAACTATGGCGGCCATGCTGCGGTCACCTACGGAACGAACGGCAGTGACTGGTCGGAATCGCTGCTCGGCGCCTATCGATTCAACGACGTCTTCTCGGTCCTCGGCGGTATCAGCAAGAGCGATCCCGGCAATTACGAAAACGGCGACGGCATCGAAGTCCCGTTTACTGAAGAAGATCTGCTCTCGGGCCTGTTGAAGGCCGAAATCACGCCGGACAAGGACCATTCGTTCAAGTTCAGCGCGATGGCCTACGACAATGATTTCTTTGCGAATTCCTATTTCCAGAACGTGAAGAATCAGACGCTCGGCGCGAATTATGCGTACACACCCGACAACGAGTTCATCGATTTCCGTGCCAACGCCTACTACAACCGGGTGAAGATGCAATATGACGGTAACATCACCGGCGGCGGCTCGGCGAAGGGACGAGAAATCACCGACACCGGCACCGGCTTCGACATCTCGAACACGTCGCTGTTCGACCTCGGCGAGGTAGCCGTTCGAGCCAACTACGGTGTGGAATATTTCCAGGACGACTACGACGTCATCAACAGCGCGGCGCAGCCTTCGGGAGGCGTAAACGGTGAGGGCAAGAACTCGACAACCGGCGTCTTCAGCACGAACACGTTCACTTACGGCATGGCCGAGTTGACGGCGGGGTTGCGCTACGACCGCTACACGATCGACGGAAATGGCGTTGTTTCCGCTTTCAATCCACTCGGGATGCCGGCTGGCCCTTACAGCGTCGACGAGTCGGACGGACGCCTCAATCCCAGTGTAACAGTTGCGCTAAACCCGACCGACTGGCTGCAGCCCTACGTGACCTATGCGGAAACTTCGCGGGCGCCGACGGTGAACGAAACTTTCGCCGGCGGCTCGCACCCGGGCGGGTTCCAGATGTTTTTCCCCAACCCGTTCCTCCAGCCGGAAATATCCAAGGGCTGGGAAATAGGCGCCAACATTAGACTGGATGATGTCATCGCTGCGGGAGACAGCTTCCGCCTGAAGGCGAACTATTTTCACCAGAGGGTAGATAACTATATCACTGCGGCGCTGGGTGGCGGCGGCATGCAGGTTTTCTTCGTCAACAACCCGGGCGAATCCACGGTCCAGGGCTTCGAACTGCAAGCCGCCTATGATGCCGGCTATGTCTTCGGAAATCTCGCCTATACCCATACCGATAGCGAGTTGCCGTCTCAGATCAACGGTTTCGGCGTGCAGAGCTTCCTGCCGGATGACATCTTCAGTGCGACGATTGGGGCGCGCTTCCTCGACGAGCAGCGGCTGACGGTGGGATCGCGCTTCTATGCCGTCTCCAACGCCTTCATCGGCGAGGCGAACGCGCCGTCGGGGTCGCCCTTCGTCGCGGGCTACGGGCTGGTCGATCTGTTTGCGAACTACAAGTTCGAAAACGGCTTCGAACTGACGGGAAGCGTAACGAACCTCTTCGACAAGACCTACACGCCGGCATCGAGCACGATCGCGGGCAACACGGTCGAAACCGGTCGCGGCCGGACGTTCCTTGTCACCGCGAAGGCCAAATTCTGA
- a CDS encoding anthranilate synthase, whose product MATVILEDGAESYTTEGGIVITRRRRDASYTDAISSCVDKLDERRGAVFSSNYEYPGRYTRWDTAVVDPPLAISSFGRSIWIEAYNGRGEVLLALIGEHLKSVADITIDASTARRLDLTINQPDRVFTEEERSKMPTVFTVLRAVTNLFHSAEDANLGFYGAFGYDLAFQFDAIDLKLQRPDDQRDMVLFLPDEILVVDHYAAKAWIDRYDFAKDGLSTEGQAAEIATEPFRTVDSIPPHGDHRPGEYAELVVKAKESFRRGDLFEVVPGQKFYERCESRPSEISKRLKAINPSPYSFFINLGNQEYLVGASPEMFVRVSGRRIETCPISGTIKRGDDPIADSEQILKLLNSKKDESELTMCSDVDRNDKSRVCVPGSVKVIGRRQIEMYSRLIHTVDHIEGRLRDDMDAFDGFLSHAWAVTVTGAPKLWAMRFIESHEKSPRAWYGGAIGMVGFNGDMNTGLTLRTIRIKDGIAEVRAGATLLYDSNPEEEEAETELKASAMIAAIRDAKSANSAKVGRDVAPVGAGVNILLVDHEDSFVHTLANYFRQTGATVTTVRTPVADEIFDRVKPDLVVLSPGPGTPKDFDCKATIKKARARELPIFGVCLGLQALAEAYGGDLRQLAIPMHGKPSRIRVLEPGIVFSGLGREVTVGRYHSIFADPSSLPREFMITAESEDGTIMGIEHMKEPVAAVQFHPESIMTLGGDAGIRMIENVVAHLAKRAKTKAA is encoded by the coding sequence ATGGCAACGGTAATTCTGGAAGACGGCGCGGAGAGCTACACCACCGAAGGCGGCATAGTCATCACGCGCAGGCGGCGCGATGCTTCCTACACGGACGCGATCTCGTCCTGTGTCGACAAGCTCGACGAGCGGCGCGGCGCGGTCTTCTCCTCCAACTACGAATATCCCGGCCGCTATACACGCTGGGACACCGCCGTCGTCGATCCTCCGCTCGCCATCTCTTCCTTCGGTCGCTCGATCTGGATCGAAGCCTATAACGGTCGCGGCGAGGTGCTGCTCGCGCTCATCGGCGAGCATCTGAAATCGGTCGCAGACATCACCATTGATGCGTCGACGGCGCGTCGCCTCGATCTTACCATCAACCAGCCGGACCGCGTGTTTACCGAGGAAGAGCGCTCGAAGATGCCGACGGTTTTCACGGTTCTCCGCGCCGTGACGAACCTCTTCCATTCGGCCGAAGATGCCAATCTCGGCTTCTATGGCGCCTTCGGCTACGACCTTGCCTTCCAGTTCGACGCGATCGACCTCAAATTGCAGCGGCCCGATGACCAGCGCGACATGGTCCTCTTCCTGCCCGATGAAATCCTCGTCGTCGACCACTATGCGGCGAAGGCATGGATCGACCGCTACGACTTTGCCAAGGATGGCCTTTCGACCGAGGGCCAGGCGGCGGAAATCGCGACCGAGCCGTTCCGCACGGTCGACAGTATTCCGCCGCATGGCGATCATCGGCCGGGCGAATATGCGGAACTCGTGGTCAAGGCCAAGGAAAGCTTCCGCCGCGGTGATCTCTTCGAAGTCGTGCCGGGACAGAAGTTCTACGAGCGCTGCGAGAGCCGCCCTTCGGAGATTTCCAAGCGGCTGAAGGCGATCAACCCTTCTCCCTATTCCTTTTTCATCAACCTCGGAAACCAGGAATATCTCGTCGGCGCCTCGCCGGAGATGTTCGTCCGGGTCTCTGGCCGCCGCATCGAGACCTGCCCGATCTCCGGCACGATCAAGCGGGGCGACGACCCGATCGCCGACAGCGAACAGATCCTGAAGCTGCTGAATTCGAAGAAGGACGAATCCGAACTCACCATGTGTTCGGACGTTGACCGCAACGACAAGAGCCGCGTCTGCGTGCCGGGTTCGGTGAAAGTGATCGGCCGACGCCAGATCGAGATGTATTCGCGGCTGATCCACACGGTCGACCATATCGAGGGCCGCTTGCGTGACGACATGGACGCCTTCGACGGCTTCCTCAGCCATGCGTGGGCGGTGACGGTCACCGGCGCGCCGAAGCTCTGGGCGATGCGCTTCATCGAAAGCCATGAGAAGAGTCCGCGCGCATGGTATGGTGGCGCAATCGGCATGGTCGGCTTCAATGGCGACATGAATACCGGCCTGACCTTGCGCACCATCCGCATCAAGGACGGGATCGCCGAGGTGAGAGCGGGCGCCACGCTGCTCTACGATTCCAATCCGGAAGAAGAAGAAGCCGAAACCGAACTGAAGGCATCCGCTATGATTGCAGCCATCCGCGACGCCAAATCCGCCAACAGCGCCAAGGTCGGGCGTGACGTTGCGCCGGTCGGCGCGGGCGTCAATATTCTGCTCGTCGACCACGAGGACAGCTTCGTCCATACACTGGCGAACTATTTCCGGCAGACGGGCGCGACCGTCACCACCGTTCGCACGCCGGTTGCCGACGAGATCTTCGACCGCGTCAAGCCGGACCTCGTCGTGCTCTCCCCTGGACCGGGCACCCCGAAGGACTTCGACTGCAAGGCGACGATCAAGAAGGCGCGGGCGCGCGAGCTGCCGATCTTCGGCGTCTGCCTCGGCCTGCAGGCGCTGGCCGAAGCCTATGGCGGCGACCTCAGGCAACTGGCGATTCCCATGCACGGCAAGCCGTCGCGCATCCGCGTGCTGGAACCCGGCATCGTCTTCTCCGGCCTCGGCAGGGAGGTGACGGTCGGACGCTACCATTCGATCTTTGCCGATCCTTCCAGCCTGCCGCGCGAGTTCATGATCACGGCAGAGAGCGAGGACGGCACGATCATGGGCATCGAACACATGAAAGAGCCGGTGGCGGCAGTGCAGTTCCATCCGGAATCGATCATGACGCTCGGCGGCGACGCCGGCATACGAATGATCGAGAACGTGGTTGCGCATCTCGCCAAGCGGGCCAAGACCAAAGCCGCCTGA
- a CDS encoding cation diffusion facilitator family transporter, with translation MTAPDNRSVLRLAFWGIPLSVGVMGLKMLAWWVTGSVALLSDGLESIVNVIAAVIAYVVIGYAAKPADATHPFGHHKAEYFSAVIEGVLIVVAALLILWQAVPEMMAPELLSAPALGLAINFAASVINAIWAYLLIRAGTRHRSPALSADGHHILSDVVTSAGVLAGLLLAIATGYAILDPLLAVIVAGNILLQGWKVIFRSVDGLMDKAVPAEEEEAIKQAIAANAGGSLGVHDLKTRQAGPAIFVDFHMVVPEAMPVGDAHDICDRVEDAIRVVHPGARIAIHVEPEGEKAHGVRVKTRAG, from the coding sequence ATGACCGCACCCGATAATCGAAGCGTCCTCAGGCTGGCCTTCTGGGGCATACCGCTTTCCGTCGGCGTCATGGGCCTGAAGATGCTCGCCTGGTGGGTGACCGGTTCGGTTGCGCTGCTTTCCGACGGGCTGGAATCCATCGTGAACGTGATTGCCGCAGTGATCGCTTATGTGGTGATTGGCTATGCCGCGAAACCGGCGGATGCGACCCACCCGTTCGGACATCACAAGGCGGAGTATTTTTCCGCGGTCATCGAAGGCGTGTTGATTGTCGTGGCGGCGCTTCTAATCCTATGGCAGGCCGTGCCCGAGATGATGGCGCCAGAGCTCTTGAGCGCACCGGCGCTCGGTCTTGCGATCAACTTCGCCGCCAGCGTCATCAATGCGATCTGGGCCTATCTGCTGATCCGCGCCGGCACCCGTCATCGCTCACCGGCGCTGAGCGCCGACGGACATCATATTCTCTCCGACGTCGTGACATCAGCAGGCGTGCTCGCCGGCCTTCTTCTTGCCATTGCCACCGGTTACGCCATCCTCGATCCGCTGCTGGCAGTGATCGTCGCCGGCAACATCCTGCTCCAGGGCTGGAAGGTTATCTTTCGTTCGGTCGACGGGCTGATGGACAAGGCCGTGCCGGCGGAAGAGGAAGAGGCGATCAAGCAGGCAATCGCGGCAAATGCCGGCGGCTCTCTCGGCGTTCACGATCTGAAGACACGGCAGGCCGGTCCGGCGATCTTCGTGGATTTCCACATGGTCGTGCCCGAAGCGATGCCCGTCGGCGACGCCCATGACATTTGTGACCGGGTCGAGGACGCGATTCGCGTCGTTCATCCTGGCGCGAGAATTGCCATTCATGTCGAGCCGGAAGGCGAGAAGGCGCACGGTGTGCGCGTGAAGACCAGAGCGGGATGA
- the queF gene encoding preQ(1) synthase, producing the protein MTKTDVSGLSQLGAKVDLPQSPDEAVLERVPSGHAGTDFVVRFTAPEFTSLCPMTGQPDFAHIVIDYVPDGWLVESKSLKLFLHSFRNHGAFHEDCTMEIGKRLVSLLSPKWLRIGAYWYPRGGIPIDVFWQTGAPPEGVWLPDQGVPTYRGRG; encoded by the coding sequence ATGACGAAAACGGACGTATCGGGACTTTCACAACTAGGCGCAAAGGTCGACCTGCCGCAGAGCCCGGATGAGGCGGTGCTGGAAAGGGTGCCAAGCGGTCATGCTGGCACGGACTTCGTCGTCCGCTTCACGGCACCGGAATTCACCTCGCTTTGTCCGATGACCGGACAACCGGATTTCGCGCATATCGTCATCGACTATGTGCCGGATGGCTGGCTCGTGGAGTCGAAGTCGCTCAAGCTCTTCCTGCATTCCTTCCGCAATCACGGCGCTTTCCATGAGGATTGCACCATGGAGATCGGCAAGCGGCTGGTATCGCTGCTTTCGCCGAAATGGCTGAGGATCGGTGCCTACTGGTATCCGCGCGGCGGCATTCCGATCGACGTCTTCTGGCAGACCGGCGCGCCGCCGGAGGGCGTCTGGCTGCCGGACCAAGGTGTGCCGACCTATCGCGGTCGCGGGTGA
- a CDS encoding GNAT family N-acetyltransferase, translating into MLVIRPALLEEIDALADIGLSAWLKGIKPLVSAQVAAKIAASNPFLPFLRELGSRVLVAEIDSEPAGLGASEREDDTISDIWIAPTFEGRGAGSALIGALEAEIAARGYAEAHIHVAAMNERALRLYQHLGYRQLWREVLFDPILENNLEKIGLSKPL; encoded by the coding sequence ATGCTGGTGATTCGCCCTGCGCTGCTGGAGGAGATCGATGCGCTTGCCGACATCGGCCTCTCAGCATGGCTGAAGGGAATAAAGCCACTCGTGTCCGCGCAAGTGGCCGCCAAGATCGCGGCAAGCAATCCCTTCCTGCCATTCCTGCGGGAACTCGGTTCGCGCGTGCTGGTGGCCGAGATCGATAGCGAACCGGCGGGTCTCGGCGCCAGCGAGCGTGAAGACGATACCATCAGCGATATCTGGATTGCGCCGACCTTCGAAGGGCGCGGCGCCGGATCCGCACTGATAGGAGCGCTCGAGGCAGAGATCGCCGCTCGAGGATACGCCGAGGCGCACATTCACGTGGCCGCCATGAACGAGCGAGCCCTTCGCCTTTATCAGCATCTCGGATACCGCCAGCTTTGGCGGGAGGTTCTGTTCGACCCGATCCTTGAGAACAATCTGGAGAAGATTGGCCTCTCCAAGCCTCTTTGA
- a CDS encoding HupE/UreJ family protein: MKRHILIAAAAVSTSAAPAFAHLNPAEHGSLMAGLSHPFFGADHVLAMVAVGLWAAQIDGRALWTIPAGFVATMALGFAFAVTGTPLPLVEPVILASVVAFGLIVATAVRLDAAKAAAVVGVLALFHGHAHGGEIGAAEIAPFAAGFMVATALLHAAGIGLGILLGKLSGNKALARLLGGFTAAAGAVLMLG; encoded by the coding sequence ATGAAGAGACATATCCTAATCGCCGCCGCGGCAGTCAGCACCTCCGCTGCGCCAGCCTTTGCCCATCTCAATCCCGCCGAGCACGGCTCGCTGATGGCGGGCCTTTCCCATCCATTTTTCGGCGCCGACCATGTCCTTGCGATGGTGGCTGTCGGGCTTTGGGCCGCGCAGATCGACGGACGGGCGCTTTGGACGATACCGGCCGGCTTCGTCGCCACCATGGCGCTCGGCTTCGCGTTCGCCGTGACCGGCACACCCCTGCCCCTCGTCGAACCGGTGATCCTCGCCTCGGTCGTCGCCTTCGGCCTTATCGTGGCGACGGCGGTGCGGCTCGATGCCGCGAAGGCCGCAGCCGTCGTCGGCGTCCTCGCCCTGTTCCATGGCCATGCCCATGGCGGCGAGATAGGCGCAGCCGAAATCGCCCCCTTCGCTGCGGGCTTCATGGTGGCAACCGCGCTCCTGCACGCAGCCGGCATCGGCCTCGGCATCCTGCTCGGCAAGCTTTCCGGCAACAAAGCTCTCGCCCGCCTCCTCGGCGGCTTCACAGCCGCAGCGGGCGCGGTCTTGATGCTGGGATGA